TAAATCCAGCTCTTGGTTAACTTTTCCTAAAACCAATCCCAAGGCTCAATTAAGGTTATTTTGTTTCCCCTACGCGGGAGGTTCCGGGTGGGTGTTTCGTCCGTGGCTGAATCATTTACCAGAGGCGATCGAACTCTGTTTAATTGAATTACCAGCAAGAGGCAAAAGATGGAATGAATCGCCAATAGTTCGGCTAGAATCTTTGCTCGAAGCTTTAAAAGGAGCTATTTTACCCCACTTGGATCTACCTTTTGCTTTCTTTGGTCATAGTATGGGCGGATTAGTTAGTTTTGAGTTAACCCGTCTACTCGCCACAGAACATCAGATTAGCCCAGTTTATCTTTTGGTTTCTGGTTGTCGTGCGCCTCAGATTCGCGATCGCAATCCCCCCATCCATCATTTACCTGATACTGAGTTTATCCAAGAATTATGCCGTCTTAATGGTACACCTCAAGCCGTTTTAGAGGATACTGAATTGATGCAATTGGTTTTACCAGCTCTTAGATCCGATTTTGAGATTTTAGAAACTTATAATTATTCTGCGGATACCCCTTTAAATTGTCCTATCGCAGTTTTTGGCGGTTTGCAAGATGAAAAAGTCCCTCAAGAAGATTTACAAGCTTGGAAATTTCAGACAAATCAGACTTTTTATCTAGAAATGTTTGAAGGAGATCATTTTTTTATCGATTCAGTGCGATCGCGCTTATTAACCTCGATTACTAAGATCTTGGTGTAAATGTTAAATGCGAGTATTCGCAATAATCTTAAAAAACTATATGACTGTTGTTC
This portion of the Gloeocapsa sp. PCC 73106 genome encodes:
- a CDS encoding thioesterase II family protein: MTRLNKSSSWLTFPKTNPKAQLRLFCFPYAGGSGWVFRPWLNHLPEAIELCLIELPARGKRWNESPIVRLESLLEALKGAILPHLDLPFAFFGHSMGGLVSFELTRLLATEHQISPVYLLVSGCRAPQIRDRNPPIHHLPDTEFIQELCRLNGTPQAVLEDTELMQLVLPALRSDFEILETYNYSADTPLNCPIAVFGGLQDEKVPQEDLQAWKFQTNQTFYLEMFEGDHFFIDSVRSRLLTSITKILV